A region from the Kribbella shirazensis genome encodes:
- a CDS encoding carbohydrate ABC transporter permease: MSTTLERPAVATPRKVAPSKDSRALVRGQARAGWALLTPALLHSGVFIVIPVIAVLVLSLTDYSFGDTWAWVGFGNYADLFRDVDFLASLWHTVLYAIVVIPISMAISLAVAIGLNQKIRGLGFFRTAYYIPTVTATVAVATIWLWIYNPGSGLANGFLSLFGFAPNRWLADPATALPSLMVVGIWQGLGTKIIIYLAALQGVSRDLIESAQLDGAGRWQRFANVTWPAIGPVQFFVLITSIVGTFQVFDLVYVMTQGGPGSETRVLVMDIYQNAFQDLKLGYASAETVIMMIVIAAFIAVGRLLQKADAND; encoded by the coding sequence ATGAGCACAACTCTGGAACGTCCCGCGGTCGCCACGCCCCGCAAGGTGGCCCCGTCCAAGGACAGCCGGGCGCTGGTCCGCGGTCAGGCCCGGGCCGGCTGGGCCCTGCTCACGCCCGCGCTGCTGCACTCCGGCGTGTTCATCGTCATCCCGGTGATCGCCGTACTCGTCCTCAGCCTGACCGACTACAGCTTCGGCGACACCTGGGCGTGGGTCGGGTTCGGCAACTACGCCGACCTGTTCCGCGACGTCGACTTCCTGGCGTCGCTGTGGCACACCGTGCTGTACGCGATCGTGGTGATCCCGATCTCGATGGCGATCTCGCTCGCGGTCGCGATCGGGCTGAACCAGAAGATCCGCGGTCTGGGCTTCTTCCGTACGGCGTACTACATCCCGACCGTGACCGCGACGGTGGCGGTGGCGACGATCTGGCTGTGGATCTACAACCCGGGCTCCGGCCTGGCGAACGGGTTCCTGAGCCTGTTCGGCTTCGCCCCGAACCGCTGGCTCGCCGACCCCGCGACCGCGCTGCCGTCGCTGATGGTGGTCGGCATCTGGCAGGGGCTCGGCACGAAGATCATCATCTACCTGGCCGCGCTCCAAGGCGTCTCCCGGGACCTGATCGAGTCGGCCCAGCTGGACGGCGCGGGCCGCTGGCAGCGGTTCGCCAACGTCACCTGGCCGGCGATCGGCCCGGTCCAGTTCTTCGTCCTGATCACGTCGATCGTCGGCACGTTCCAGGTGTTCGACCTCGTGTACGTGATGACGCAGGGCGGACCGGGTTCGGAGACCCGGGTGCTGGTGATGGACATCTACCAGAACGCGTTCCAGGACCTGAAACTCGGCTACGCGTCCGCGGAGACGGTGATCATGATGATCGTGATCGCGGCCTTCATCGCCGTCGGACGCCTGCTCCAGAAGGCGGATGCCAATGACTAG
- a CDS encoding extracellular solute-binding protein, with translation MRPVRHRVGLTVLAAALSVLVGSCGNGVIEESTDGVPPAEATGTLRVLLPSFPPSTKGREAFQKVVDDFHKTYPKMKVEPDFATYKNLNEKMSTSIAAGIPYDVMVTGVGWVQPFASKRIFEDLGKYGVTPDVIKEKSTAALIPAASYDGKLYAYPLIADARAVALRKSAFREAGLDPDKPPASLAEIKTAAEKLTKRDKDGNITRSGFDLASATGFRQSFTTFLASTGTPLYVGGEPNFDNEKGLETLLWIKSMINNVQPYGQTNAAQQPLVLTGEAAMGIVNGGVDCSADGIGQKNCDDLKFFRFNSGKEIEYVGGDLASIGSRSRHKDAAWAFIETLTKPTTLDAIAKLNKKVPAYKDASNSPQAKSNPLSQFVADGLVYAVNENEVPSNWLEMRGNFDIQLTQAVLGQKDPAKVLHNLAGQSR, from the coding sequence GTGAGACCGGTGAGACATCGTGTGGGACTGACCGTGCTGGCAGCCGCGCTCAGCGTGCTGGTCGGCAGTTGTGGCAACGGGGTGATCGAGGAGAGTACGGACGGCGTACCGCCGGCCGAGGCGACCGGTACCTTGCGGGTGCTGCTGCCGTCCTTCCCGCCCAGTACCAAGGGCCGGGAGGCGTTCCAGAAGGTCGTCGACGACTTCCACAAGACCTATCCGAAGATGAAGGTCGAACCGGACTTCGCGACGTACAAGAACCTCAACGAGAAGATGTCCACCTCGATCGCGGCCGGCATCCCGTACGACGTGATGGTCACCGGCGTCGGCTGGGTGCAGCCGTTCGCGTCGAAGCGGATCTTCGAGGACCTCGGCAAGTACGGCGTGACGCCGGACGTGATCAAGGAGAAGAGCACCGCGGCGCTGATCCCGGCGGCGTCGTACGACGGCAAGCTGTACGCGTACCCGCTGATCGCCGACGCCCGCGCCGTCGCGCTGCGCAAGAGCGCGTTCCGCGAGGCCGGGCTCGACCCGGACAAGCCGCCGGCCTCGCTGGCGGAGATCAAGACCGCCGCCGAGAAGCTCACCAAGCGGGACAAGGACGGCAACATCACCCGCAGCGGGTTCGATCTCGCGTCGGCGACCGGCTTCCGGCAGTCGTTCACGACGTTCCTGGCCTCCACCGGTACGCCGCTGTACGTCGGCGGCGAGCCGAACTTCGACAACGAGAAGGGCCTGGAGACGCTGCTCTGGATCAAGTCGATGATCAACAACGTCCAGCCGTACGGCCAGACGAACGCGGCGCAGCAGCCGCTGGTGCTCACCGGCGAGGCCGCGATGGGCATCGTGAACGGCGGCGTGGACTGCTCCGCCGACGGTATCGGCCAGAAGAACTGTGACGACCTGAAGTTCTTCCGGTTCAACAGCGGCAAGGAGATCGAGTACGTCGGCGGCGACCTGGCCTCGATCGGATCGCGCAGCCGGCACAAGGACGCGGCCTGGGCGTTCATCGAGACGTTGACGAAGCCAACGACCCTGGACGCGATCGCCAAGCTGAACAAGAAGGTCCCGGCCTACAAGGACGCCAGCAACTCGCCGCAGGCGAAGTCCAACCCGCTCAGTCAGTTCGTCGCCGACGGCCTGGTGTACGCGGTCAACGAGAACGAAGTGCCATCCAACTGGCTCGAGATGCGCGGCAACTTCGACATCCAGCTCACCCAGGCGGTCCTCGGACAGAAGGATCCCGCCAAGGTGCTGCACAACCTGGCAGGACAGTCACGATGA